The following is a genomic window from Gymnodinialimonas ceratoperidinii.
CGGACATGCAGCGGACGGCGCGGCGATTGACGCGCACGGGCGATGAGGCAGACGACCTCGTGCAGGAAACATTGCTGCGGGTCTGGTCGCGGATGGCGATGGCGGCCGAGGGCGCAACGGATCAGCCCCCGATCGATGACCTGCGCGCCTATGCGTTCGCGACCTTGCGACACCGCGCCTATCGCCGCGGCTCCCTCGCGCAACCCGCCGAGATGGCGCCCGACGAGGTTTCCGCGCCGCGTGGCTCGGATGGGGTGACGCGGCTTGGCTGTGCCGAGGCCTTGGAAGCGCTGGCCGCCTTGCCCCAGGATCAGCAGGTCCTCTTGCGGATGCGCGCGATGGAGGGGCTGAGCTATGCCGAGATCGCGCAGAAGACAGGGCTTGCACCGGGTACCGTCACCTCGCGGCTGGCACGCGGCCGCGCGGCCCTGCGCGCCGCGCTGGACCTGCCCCCCGGCGCCTCGGTGACCGATCTTCTGGGCGGCACCTGACCCGGTGGCCGCCTTGCGAAAAAGGCGGCTACCTCCGCGTCTAAAGCGCTTCGCGCCCGCCTCCGTCACGGGCGCGCGTGTCTTTGCATGCCCATTTTCTGTCGGGATTTGGCAAGACGCACCCCCGGTTTTGAACACAGGCTGAATGCAATCTTTAGTCGGAGTTTGCGCCATGCCTGATGATCTGATCCGCCCCCTTGCCGACGTAATGGCCCCCATCGACCGCGCCCATGGCCTGCCCAACAGCCATTACACCGACCCCGAGACGATCTCGGCGGAAAACAACGCCGTTCTGCGCAATCAGTGGGCCGCTCTGGCCGTCGGCGCCGATGTGCCCGAAGCGGGTGACGCGAAACCGATCGAGTTTCTCGGGCAACCGCTCCTTCTCCTGCGCGATGACACCGGCACGCTGCGCGTCTTCTTCAACATCTGTCGCCACCGCGGCATGATCCTCGTCGATCAGCCCCGCAAGATCGAAGGCGCGATCCGCTGCCCCTACCATTCGTGGTGCTACTCCAAGGCGGGCAAGCTGGTGGCTACCCCCCATGTGGGCGGCCCCGGACAGAACGCCCACCCCGGCATTGATCGCACCACCCTCGGCCTCGCCGAAGTGCGCAGCCACATCTGGCGTGACGTGGTCTTCATCAACCTCTCCGGCGCGGCCGCATCCTTCGAGGAGGTCCACGAGGACCTGTTGCAGCGATGGGCGGAGTTCGACCAACCGATGTTTCATGGCGGGCCGGACAGCAGCTTCACGCTCGATCTCGCGACGAACTGGAAGCTCGCCGTCGAGAACTACTGCGAGAGCTATCACCTGCCCTGGGTGCATCCCGCGCTCAACACCTACTCGCGGCTCGAGGATCACTATCACATTGAGGCGGCCGGTCACTTCTCCGGTCAGGGCACCTACGTCTATCGACAACTCAAGGGCGAGGACGGCGCCGTCTTCCCCGACTTCCGGAACCTCGGCCCCCACTGGGACGCCGGGGCGGAATATATCTCGGTCTTCCCGAACGTGCTGATGGGAGTTCACCGCGATCACGCCTATGCCATCGTGCTCGAACCCGTCGCCCATAACCGCACCCGCGAGCACGTCCATATCTACTATGCCACCCCGGATACCGATGCGGCCCTGCGTGCCCGAAACGCGCGGCAATGGAAGGATGTGTTCGAGGAAGACATCTTCGTCGTCGAGGGCATGCAACGGGGCCGCGCGGCGGAGGGCTTTGACGGCGGGCGTTTCTCCCCGGCGATGGACGGGCCCACGCATCTCTTCCATGCCTGGGTCGCCGAAAAGATCGAAACGGCGCGCTGAGCTTGGCCTCGGATCGGTTCGACACCGCCCTCCGACGGGCCCGGGAAACCGGCGACTGGTCCGAGGTCATCGCGCTCTACGTCGCCGCGGCAGACGCGGAAACCGAGGCTCAGGGCGCCGCCTTCTACCTCACCCACGCCTATGTCCACGCGCTGGAAGCAGGCGACCCGAGGGCTGCCTCCCTGAAAACCCGCCTGATCGCCCTCGGCGCGGAAGTCGACACCCCCGAGACGTAAGTCACCCAAGATCCCGCATCACACCTCTCAGTCACCTGTAACCCACCGCACCCTTCATCTTTTCAGAAATACGGGCGGGGGTCCGGGGGCTGGCCCCCGGCGCTTCTCAGCTGCCATTTCATCCGCAACACTTCAGCGACTGGCCCATTCCCGCTGCCGGTTGCGAAACACCCGCAGGCAAGCCAGCAGGGACCACCCAAGGAACAACGGCCAGAACACGGGCTTGTAGTTGATGGGATGGCACCCGCGTGAGGGCGCCATCGAAAGACCGTCGCGGATCACTTCGAGGAAACCGTCGTTCCGCGGTCCGGGCACGATCGTCAGGGTCGCCTCATCGGCCCACAGGATCTCGACGGTGCCACGGCTGCGCATCAACTCGATGATCCGGCCCACCCCTTCCCCATCCTCGCCACGTTGCTCGAGGGTTTCGACCAGTTGGGCGCAGGTATTGACGGCCGAGAAGGCGCTCGGGCCGGAGGGCGTCAGCGCCTCGGTATAGGCGGCAAAGGGGCGCGAGGCTATTGGTCCCGTGTGGGGCGTGCAGGCGGCGTCGACGCAGGGCGTGACAACGATGGGCTCGAAATCGAGGCCCCGCATCCGGTCCGCGATCCAGAAGACGACGAGGGTGGAGAGGCAGCAGAACATCACCGCCTCCAGCAGCCGCAGAACGGCGTCGAGCCGTCCCGCGGTGCCTTCCGCCTCGGCGAGAGCACGCGGGGCATCCGCGCCGGGCGTGGAGGTGTCGCGCGGCTCGGGCGGCTCAGCTTCGCGTGCCAAGGATCACGCGAACGTAGTGTTGGGTCTCGTCATAGGGCGGTACGCCGTCGTGGCGCTCGACCGCCTCTGGACCCGCATTATAAGCCGCAAGCGCCAATCGCCACGTGCCGAAGCGGCGGAATTGCTGCGACAGGTAGCGCGCGCCCCCGTCGAGGTTTGCCACAGGGTCGGCCGGATCGACACCAAGCAGAACCGCCGTGTCCGGCATCAGCTGTGCCAGACCGACCGCGCCGGCAGAGCTGAGCGCCGCCGTGTTCCAGCCCGATTCCTGCTGCACGAGCCGCAGGAACAGATCCTCCGGCACCCCGTGGCGCCGGGCCGCGGAGCGGGCGACCTCCAGGAACGGGCCATTATAGCCGCCCTCGAATTCCGGCAGTGCGCGGGTCTCGACCGAGCCCGGACGCAGGCGCGAGGAGAACTCGTATTGCGTGGCCGCGCGCCCATCGAGCACACCCATCGCGCGGTCCAGTCGATCGAGCCCGCTTTGAGCGGAGGCGGACGGCGCAAGCAACGCGCCGAGAGCGCCTGCGGCAAGGATGGCGCCGGTGCCCTGCGCGAGGTCACGCAAGGACACTCGGGCAGACGCAGGGAAAGGTCGCAGGTGAAACATCAGGCCTCGGTTCACTTGTGGATTTGCGGCAGAATATAGCGCCCCGGACGCGCTATTCCTAGGGGGAGGATAATTCCGAAAGGTTTAAGGCTTTTCTTAACCTTGATCGGATGGTCTAACCGGACACCAACCAAGCGCCCGGAATCGGGGCGCCTCAGCAGTCCACGAGGGGGAATTCGATGGCCGGGTCCGTCAACAAAGTCATTCTAATCGGCAACCTGGGGCGCGACCCCGAAGTGCGTAGCTTCCAGAACGGCGGCAAGGTCTGCAACCTGCGGATCGCGACTTCGGAGACCTGGAAGGACCGCAACACCGGCGAGCGCCGCGAAAAGACCGAGTGGCACTCGGTCGCGATCTTCCAGGAGGGCCTTGTGCGCATCGCGGAGCAATACCTGCGCAAGGGCTCGAAAGTCTACATCGAGGGCAAGTTGCAGACCCGCAAGTGGCAGGACCAGAGCGGGCAGGACCGGTATTCCACCGAGGTCGTCCTGCAGGGCTTCGACGGCGTGTTGACCATGCTCGACGGGCGCGGCGAAGGCGGCGGCAGTGGTGGTGGCGGCGGCTACGGTGGTGGCGGCGGCTATGACGATCGTGGCGGTTCCGGTGGCGGCTTCGGCGGTGATGACCGTGGTGGATCGGGCGGCGGCGGCGGCTTTGGCGGCGGCGGGTCGGATCTGGATGACGAGATTCCGTTCTAAGAGCCCGTTCAAAGAGACTGCGATGCATCTGCGGCGCCCGGAGTGTCTCATGTTCGGGTGCCGTTTCGAGCCGCAGGATTGAGTTGTATTTACCAAGATGAAGGAGGAGCGTCGCGTGCGCCCTCCGGGGGGAGCGTGCCATGAAACCGGTGAACCCGAATATGGAGGCGACGTTTCCGCCCCCCGTCATGGAGGCCCGTCGGTGGGTCGAGTGCAAGGACTTCCCCGCTTCGCGGCCCTTGATGAACCTGAGCCAGGCCGCGCCGGTCGATCCGCCCCCCGAGGGGCTGATGCAGGCCATGGCCGACGCGGTGCTGAGCGATCCTTCGGTGCATCTCTACGGGTCGGTTCTGGGCCATGACGCCCTGCGGGCCGAATTGGCGGCGCAGTGGTCGGCCTCTTACGGGGGCGTGATCGAGCCCTCGCAGGTTGCCATAACATCGGGATGCAACCAGGCCTTCACCTCGGTCATGTCCACGATCGCGCAGGCCGGCGACGAGGTGATCGTGCCGCTGCCGTTCTATTTCAACCACCAGATGTGGCTCGACATGCAGGGCGTGCGGGCGGCCTATATAACGACCGGCGATGATCTGTTGCCGGACCCTGAGCGCGCCGCCTCTCTGATCACGCCGCGCACCAAGGCAATCGTTCTGGTGAGCCCCAACAACCCCGCGGGCGTCGAATATCCCCCTGCCCTGCTCGCGGCCTTCCGTGACCTGGCGCGTGCCCGCGACCTTGTGCTGATCGTGGACGAGACCTACCGGGATTTCCATTCCTCTGAAGGCGCGCCCCATGCGCTGTTCGAAGACCCTGACTGGGACGACACTTTCATCCACCTGTATTCCTTCTCGAAAGCCTACCGTCTGACCGGGCACCGGGTCGGCGCGATCATGGCCTCGCCCGCGCGGCTGGCGGAGGTGGAGAAATTCCTCGACACCGTGGCCATCTGTCCGCCCCAGATCGGCCAGGTCGGCGCGCTTTGGGGCATGCAGAACCTGCGCGACTGGCTTGCGGGGGAACGGCTCGAGATCCTGGCGCGGCGCGATGCGGTGCGTCAGAGCTTCGCGCGCCTGCCGGAGTGGGAGCTTCTGGGCTCGGGCGCCTATTTCGCCTACGTGCGCCATCCCTTCGATATGCCTTCCGACGAGGTCGCGAAACGGCTGGTGGACGCGGCGCATCTCCTGGTGCTTCCGGGCACCATGTTCGGCCCCACCCGCGCCCAGGGCGGTGCCGGTCAGGCCGAGGCGACGCTTCGGGTAGCTTTCGCCAACGCCGATCGTGCCGGGCTGGATGAGCTGGCAAATCGCCTCGCCCCGATCACCTCCCTGTAGCCAGGCCGCAGAGACTTATCCCGAGGCGTCAGCATTCCCTTGCTCCTCTTGGGCCAAATGCGTATCCGTTTGCGCAACTAACCACTGAAAGGGCCTGATCAAAATGGCTACCTCCGCTGCGAAAAAAGTCTCGACCCTCTTTGTCTGGATCCTCCTCGGGCTTCTGTTCGTCGCCCTGGCCGGTTTCGGCATCGGCTCGTTCAGCGGTGGCGCCTCGCAGGTGGGTGCCGTGGGCAATGCGCAGATCACGGCGGAGGATTACTTCCGTGCGCTCAACAACGAGATCAACGCGCAGTCCGCGCAGAGCGGCCAGGCGGTGAGCTTCGCGCAGATCCGGGCGCGCGGTATCGACGAGCAGGTTCTGGCCGGTTTGACCGCCCGTGCCGCCCTCAGCCACGAGGCGGCCGAGATGGGCATCTCGGTGGGCGACGGCGAAGTGGCGCGGCAGATCTCGCAGATCCAGGCGTTTCAGAACACCTCGGGCCAGTTTGACCGCAACTCCTACGAATTCGTCCTGCAACAGCAAGGCTCTACCCCGCGCGAGTTCGAAGAGGACACGCGCGAGGACGTGGCCCGCGCCCTGTTGCAGACGGCAGTGATCGGTGGGCTGACTCCGCCGGAAATCTTTGCCGAAATCCTCACCGCCTATCAGTCCGAGACCCGCGACTTCACCCGCCTCGCGGTGACCGAGCGTGATCTGCCCGAGCCGATTGCCGACCCCACCGACGCGCAGCTTGAAGCCTATTACGACGAATTCCCCGAGCGGTTCACCCGCCCCGAGGCGCGCCGGATCACCTATGCGTGGCTGATCCCCTCCGCCATTATGGATGACGTCGAGATCAACGAGGACGCGCTGCAAGAGCTCTACGACGAGCGCATTGATGAATATGTGCAGCCCGAGCGCCGCCTGCTGGAACGTCTCGTGTTCGGCTCTGACGAGGCCGCCGAGGAAGCGCTCGCCGCCATTGCCGCCGACGAAACGGACTTCGACACGCTGGTGGAAGAGCGTGACCTGACGCTGGCCGACGTCGACATGGGCGAGGTTGCCCCCGATGACCTGAGTGACGCCGCCGCCGAGATCATCTTCGGCGATGACGAGAACGAGATCCTGGGCCCCGTGCCGACGCCCCTTGGCCCCGCCATCTTCCGGGTCAACGCGGTGCTCGAAGCCTCCGAAGTGCCGTTCGAGGATGCCCGTGAAGACCTCAGCGCCGAGCTGGCGCAGGAAGGCGCGCGCCGCGCCATCGATGACATGCGGGAAGAGATCGATGACCTGCTGGCCTCCGGCGCCACGCTCGAGGAATTGGGCGAAGACACCGCGATGGTCCTCGGCACCCTCGACTACACGACAGCCTCCGAGGAAGGCATCGCCGCATATGACAACTTCCGCGACGCGGCAGCCGCGGTGGAGGAGAGCGATTTCCCCGAGCTGCTGGACCTGAGCGACGGCGGCCTCTTCGCGCTGCGCCTCGACGAGATCGTGCCCCCGGCCCTGCCACCGCTGGAAGAAATCGAGCAAGAGGTCGCAAACGCCTGGCAGGCCACCGCCTTGCGCGAAGCCGTCGCCGACCGTGCCTCGCAGCTGGTCGCACAGCTGGCGCAAGGGGCGACGCTCGACGATCTCGGTGACACCGCCGAGGAGCGTCTGATCCGCCGCCAGGACCTGCTGCCCGACCTGCCCGCCACCACCGTGGCGCAGGTCTTCCAGCTCGACGCGCCCGGCGACGTGGTCATGATCCCCGGCGCCGAAGCCGCCCATATCGTGCGCCTCGATGCCATCAATTCCGGCATCCGCGACGGGGAAGACACTTCGGTCCTGCTTACGATCATGAACCAGACGATCGCGCAATCCATGGCCACCGATATCTTCGAGGCATACGGCCAGGCGCTGCAGGCCGACGCGGGCATCTCCATGAACCAGGGCGTGATCAACTCGGTCCACGCCTCTTTCCCCTGAGGCCCGCCCATGGCGCAACTCTCCGCCTTCGAGGATTTTCGCGCCGCCTGGGAGCGGGGCGAAAACCAGCTCGTCCACGCGCGTCTTGCCGCCGATCTGGATACGCCCGTCTCGGTCATGCTCAAGCTGACCGATGCCGGGCGTGATGCCTTCATCCTCGAGTCGGTCACCGGCGGCGAGGTGCGCGGGCGCTACTCGATCATCGGCATGAAGCCCGATTTGGTCTGGGAATGCCGCGGCGAGGAAGCACGCATCAACCGCACCGCCCGCTATGATCGCGACAGCTTCGAGCCCTGCGCCGAGGCGCCACTCGACGCGATCCGCGCGCTGCTGGCGGAATCGGCGATCAAC
Proteins encoded in this region:
- a CDS encoding RNA polymerase sigma factor, with the protein product MHHPSRPAREKDATAALPLSRTFTALMADMQRTARRLTRTGDEADDLVQETLLRVWSRMAMAAEGATDQPPIDDLRAYAFATLRHRAYRRGSLAQPAEMAPDEVSAPRGSDGVTRLGCAEALEALAALPQDQQVLLRMRAMEGLSYAEIAQKTGLAPGTVTSRLARGRAALRAALDLPPGASVTDLLGGT
- a CDS encoding aromatic ring-hydroxylating oxygenase subunit alpha codes for the protein MPDDLIRPLADVMAPIDRAHGLPNSHYTDPETISAENNAVLRNQWAALAVGADVPEAGDAKPIEFLGQPLLLLRDDTGTLRVFFNICRHRGMILVDQPRKIEGAIRCPYHSWCYSKAGKLVATPHVGGPGQNAHPGIDRTTLGLAEVRSHIWRDVVFINLSGAAASFEEVHEDLLQRWAEFDQPMFHGGPDSSFTLDLATNWKLAVENYCESYHLPWVHPALNTYSRLEDHYHIEAAGHFSGQGTYVYRQLKGEDGAVFPDFRNLGPHWDAGAEYISVFPNVLMGVHRDHAYAIVLEPVAHNRTREHVHIYYATPDTDAALRARNARQWKDVFEEDIFVVEGMQRGRAAEGFDGGRFSPAMDGPTHLFHAWVAEKIETAR
- a CDS encoding lytic transglycosylase domain-containing protein, which translates into the protein MRDLAQGTGAILAAGALGALLAPSASAQSGLDRLDRAMGVLDGRAATQYEFSSRLRPGSVETRALPEFEGGYNGPFLEVARSAARRHGVPEDLFLRLVQQESGWNTAALSSAGAVGLAQLMPDTAVLLGVDPADPVANLDGGARYLSQQFRRFGTWRLALAAYNAGPEAVERHDGVPPYDETQHYVRVILGTRS
- a CDS encoding single-stranded DNA-binding protein, which encodes MAGSVNKVILIGNLGRDPEVRSFQNGGKVCNLRIATSETWKDRNTGERREKTEWHSVAIFQEGLVRIAEQYLRKGSKVYIEGKLQTRKWQDQSGQDRYSTEVVLQGFDGVLTMLDGRGEGGGSGGGGGYGGGGGYDDRGGSGGGFGGDDRGGSGGGGGFGGGGSDLDDEIPF
- a CDS encoding aminotransferase — its product is MKPVNPNMEATFPPPVMEARRWVECKDFPASRPLMNLSQAAPVDPPPEGLMQAMADAVLSDPSVHLYGSVLGHDALRAELAAQWSASYGGVIEPSQVAITSGCNQAFTSVMSTIAQAGDEVIVPLPFYFNHQMWLDMQGVRAAYITTGDDLLPDPERAASLITPRTKAIVLVSPNNPAGVEYPPALLAAFRDLARARDLVLIVDETYRDFHSSEGAPHALFEDPDWDDTFIHLYSFSKAYRLTGHRVGAIMASPARLAEVEKFLDTVAICPPQIGQVGALWGMQNLRDWLAGERLEILARRDAVRQSFARLPEWELLGSGAYFAYVRHPFDMPSDEVAKRLVDAAHLLVLPGTMFGPTRAQGGAGQAEATLRVAFANADRAGLDELANRLAPITSL
- a CDS encoding peptidylprolyl isomerase; its protein translation is MATSAAKKVSTLFVWILLGLLFVALAGFGIGSFSGGASQVGAVGNAQITAEDYFRALNNEINAQSAQSGQAVSFAQIRARGIDEQVLAGLTARAALSHEAAEMGISVGDGEVARQISQIQAFQNTSGQFDRNSYEFVLQQQGSTPREFEEDTREDVARALLQTAVIGGLTPPEIFAEILTAYQSETRDFTRLAVTERDLPEPIADPTDAQLEAYYDEFPERFTRPEARRITYAWLIPSAIMDDVEINEDALQELYDERIDEYVQPERRLLERLVFGSDEAAEEALAAIAADETDFDTLVEERDLTLADVDMGEVAPDDLSDAAAEIIFGDDENEILGPVPTPLGPAIFRVNAVLEASEVPFEDAREDLSAELAQEGARRAIDDMREEIDDLLASGATLEELGEDTAMVLGTLDYTTASEEGIAAYDNFRDAAAAVEESDFPELLDLSDGGLFALRLDEIVPPALPPLEEIEQEVANAWQATALREAVADRASQLVAQLAQGATLDDLGDTAEERLIRRQDLLPDLPATTVAQVFQLDAPGDVVMIPGAEAAHIVRLDAINSGIRDGEDTSVLLTIMNQTIAQSMATDIFEAYGQALQADAGISMNQGVINSVHASFP